A portion of the Sphingobacteriales bacterium genome contains these proteins:
- a CDS encoding type II toxin-antitoxin system RelE/ParE family toxin, whose protein sequence is MIRSFGDKDTRKIWEGERIKSLSAEIQEIARRKLRMLNNSQHLNDLLIPPSNRLEKLKGNLKNFYSIRINNQWRIIFMWAENNADQVQIIDYH, encoded by the coding sequence ATGATTCGGTCTTTCGGAGACAAAGACACTAGAAAAATTTGGGAAGGAGAAAGGATTAAAAGTTTATCTGCCGAAATTCAGGAAATAGCACGTAGAAAATTAAGAATGCTAAATAACTCTCAACACCTTAATGATTTGCTAATTCCTCCATCCAATAGACTAGAAAAGTTAAAAGGAAATCTGAAAAATTTCTATTCTATCAGAATAAACAATCAATGGAGGATTATTTTTATGTGGGCTGAAAATAACGCTGATCAAGTTCAAATAATAGATTATCATTAA
- a CDS encoding HigA family addiction module antidote protein: MRKLKNIHPGEVLQEEFLGPLGITAYRLSKDIGIPQTRVSEIVKGNRRITADTALRLSRYFGNSAKFWLGLQDDFDIEEESNEKKSELNAIKQYESNAA, encoded by the coding sequence GTGAGAAAATTAAAAAACATACATCCGGGCGAAGTTCTTCAAGAAGAATTTCTTGGTCCGTTGGGGATTACTGCCTATAGGCTTTCTAAAGATATCGGAATACCTCAAACACGCGTTTCAGAAATTGTAAAAGGAAACAGACGTATTACTGCAGATACAGCGCTAAGGCTTTCAAGATATTTTGGAAATTCTGCAAAATTCTGGCTAGGTCTTCAGGATGATTTTGATATTGAAGAAGAAAGTAATGAAAAGAAATCCGAGTTGAATGCGATAAAACAATATGAAAGTAACGCCGCCTAG